The Muntiacus reevesi chromosome 7, mMunRee1.1, whole genome shotgun sequence genome includes a region encoding these proteins:
- the ZNF609 gene encoding zinc finger protein 609 isoform X3 — protein sequence MESPVSTPAVLPLHLLVPVVNNDISSPCEQIMVRTRSVGVNTCDVALATEPECLGPCEPGTSVNLEGIVWQETEDGMLVVNVTWRNKTYVGTLLDCTRHDWAPPRFCDSPTSDLEMRNGRGRGKRMRPNSNTPVNETATASDSKGTSSNSKTRAGANSKGRRGSQNSSEHRPPASSTSEDVKASPSSANKRKNKPLSDMELNSSSEDSKGSKRVRTNSMGSATGPLPGTKVEPTVLDRNCPSPVLIDCPHPNCNKKYKHINGLKYHQAHAHTDDDSKPEADGDSEYGEEPTLHADLGSCNGASVSQKGSLSPARSATPKVRLVEPHSPSPSSKFSTKGLCKKKLSGEGDTDLGALSNDGSDDGPSVMDETSNDAFDSLERKCMEKEKCKKPSSLKPEKIPSKSLKSARPIAPAIPPQQIYTFQTATFTAASPGSSSGLTTTVVQAMPNSPQLKPIQPKPTVMGEPFTVNPALTPAKDKKKKEKKKKESSKELESPLTPGKVCRAEEGKSPFRESSGDGMKMEGLLNGSSDPHQSRLASIKAEADKIYSFTDNAPSPSIGGSSRLDSTTPTQPMTPLHVVTQNGAEASSVKTNSPAYSDISDAGEDGEGKVDSVKSKDPEQLVKEGAKKTLFPPQPQSKDSPYYQGFESYYSPSYAQSSPGALNPSSQAGVESQALKTKKDEEPESIEGKVKNDVCEEKKPELSSSSQQPSVIQQRPNMYMQSLYYNQYAYVPPYGYSDQSYHTHLLSTNSAYRQQYEEQQKRQSLEQQQRGLDKKAEMGLKEREAALKEDWKQKPSIPPTLTKAPSLTDLVKSGPGKAKEPGADPAKSVIIPKLDDSSKLPSQAPEGLKVKLSEASHLGKEASEAKTGADCGRQAEVDPILWYRQEAEPRMWTYVYPAKYSDIKSEDERWKEERDRKLKEERSRSKDSVPKEDGKESTSSDCKLPTSEESRLGSKEPRPSVHVPVSSPLTQHQSYIPYMHGYSYSQSYDPSHPSYRGMPAVMMQNYPGSYLPSSYSFSPYGSKVSGGEDADKARASPSVSCKSSSESKALDILQQHASHYKSKSPTISDKTSQERDRGGCGVVGGGGSCSSVGGAGGGERSVDRPRTSPSQRLMSTHHHHHHLGYSLLPAQYNLPYAAGLASTAIVASQQGSTPSLYPPPRR from the exons GGATGTTAGTGGTGAATGTAACATGGAGGAACAAGACTTATGTAGGTACACTTCTTGACTGCACACGGCATGATTGGGCACCCCCGAG GTTCTGTGACTCTCCCACCAGTGACTTGGAAATGCGCAATGGTCGGGGTAGAGGCAAACGCATGCGTCCCAACAGTAACACGCCTGTCAATGAGACAGCCACAGCCTCCGACAGCAAAGGGaccagcagcaacagcaaaacCCGAGCAGGAGCCAATAGCAAAGGCCGTCGGGGCAGCCAGAATTCTTCAGAACATCGCCCGCCTGCCAGTAGCACCTCTGAGGATGTCAAGGCCAGCCCTTCCTCAGCTAATAAGCGGAAAAACAAACCCCTTTCAGACATGGAGCTGAATTCTAGCTCAGAGGACTCCAAAGGGAGCAAACGTGTCCGTACGAATTCCATGGGCTCAGCCACTGGCCCCCTCCCTGGGACCAAGGTGGAACCCACTGTTCTAGACAGAAATTGTCCTTCCCCAGTCCTGATTGATTGTCCCCACCCAAACTGCAACAAAAAGTACAAGCACATCAATGGACTTAAGTACCACCAAGCTCATGCCCATACAGATGATGACAGCAAGCCAGAAGCAGACGGAGACAGTGAGTACGGAGAGGAGCCCACCCTCCATGCAGATCTCGGGAGCTGCAATGGCGCATCTGTCTCACAGAAGGGTTCCCTGTCCCCTGCCCGCTCAGCTACCCCCAAAGTTCGGCTCGTGGAGCCCCATAGCCCTTCTCCTTCAAGCAAATTCAGCACAAAAGGCCTCTGTAAGAAAAAGTTGAGTGGGGAAGGGGACACAGATCTCGGGGCCTTATCCAATGATGGCTCTGATGATGGACCCTCAGTAATGGATGAAACAAGCAATGATGCTTTTGATTCTTTGGAAAGGAAGtgtatggaaaaggaaaaatgtaaaaagcCCTCTAGTTTGAAACCTGAAAAGATTCCTTCCAAAAGTTTAAAGTCAGCCCGGCCCATTGCCCCTGCCATTCCCCCACAGCAAATTTATACCTTCCAGACAGCCACCTTCACGGCAGCAAGCCCAGGCTCCTCCTCAGGCTTGACCACCACCGTGGTCCAGGCCATGCCCAACAGCCCCCAACTGAAGCCCATTCAGCCCAAGCCCACTGTGATGGGAGAACCTTTTACAGTCAACCCTGCCTTGACTCCAGCcaaggacaagaaaaagaaagagaaaaaaaagaaggaatcttCAAAGGAACTTGAAAGTCCTCTGACCCCTGGGAAGGTATGTCGAGCAGAAGAAGGCAAAAGCCCATTCAGGGAATCATCGGGAGATGGGATGAAGATGGAGGGCCTCCTGAATGGCTCCTCAGACCCCCACCAGAGCCGACTGGCCAGCATCAAGGCAGAAGCTGACAAGATCTACAGTTTCACAGACAATGCTCCCAGCCCTTCAATTGGAGGCAGCAGCCGCCTAGATAGCACTACCCCTACCCAGCCCATGACCCCGTTACACGTAGTGACCCAGAACGGAGCTGAAGCCAGCTCAGTGAAAACCAACAGCCCTGCATACTCTGACATTTCTGATGctggggaggatggagagggtAAAGTGGACAGTGTCAAATCCAAGGACCCCGAGCAGCTGGTCAAGGAAGGGGCCAAGAAAACTCTTTTCCCCCCTCAGCCACAGAGCAAAGACTCACCATATTACCAAGGCTTTGAAAGTTACTACTCTCCAAGTTATGCACAGTCCAGCCCAGGGGCTCTGAACCCCAGCAGCCAGGCAGGAGTGGAGAGCCAGGCTCTAAAGACAAAAAAGGATGAGGAACCTGAGAGCATAGAGGGAAAAGTGAAGAACGATGTCTGTGAGGAGAAGAAGCCGGAGCTGAGCAGTTCCAGCCAGCAGCCCTCCGTCATCCAGCAGCGTCCCAACATGTACATGCAGTCCCTGTACTACAACCAGTATGCCTACGTGCCCCCCTACGGCTACAGCGACCAGAGCTACCACACCCACCTCCTGAGCACCAACTCCGCTTACCGACAGCAGTACGAAGAGCAGCAGAAACGGCAGAGCTTGGAGCAGCAGCAGCGAGGACTGGACAAGAAGGCCGAGATGGGCCTGAAGGAGCGGGAGGCAGCACTTAAGGAAGACTGGAAGCAAAAGCCGTCAATTCCACCAACTCTcaccaaggcccccagcctcacgGACCTGGTAAAGTCAGGACCTGGCAAGGCGAAGGAGCCAGGGGCGGATCCTGCCAAGTCAGTCATTATTCCCAAGTTAGATGACTCTTCCAAACTCCCCAGCCAGGCCCCAGAAGGACTTAAAGTAAAGCTGAGTGAGGCCAGCCACCTAGGCAAGGAGGCTTCTGAGGCCAAGACAGGTGCCGACTGTGGCCGACAGGCAGAGGTGGATCCAATACTCTGGTACCGACAG GAAGCAGAGCCCCGGATGTGGACGTATGTCTATCCTGCCAAGTACTCGGACATCAAGTCAGAGGATGAGCGGTGGAAAGAGGAGCGGGACCGCAAACTGAAGGAGGAAAGGAGTCGGAGTAAGGACTCTGTTCCCAAGGAGGATGGGAAGGAAAGCACAAGTAGTGACTGCAAGCTGCCCACATCAGAGGAATCCCGCCTTGGGAGCAAGGAGCCCCGACCCAGTGTCCACGTGCCTGTGTCCTCCCCACTCACCCAGCACCAGTCCTACATCCCCTACATGCACGGCTACTCCTACAGCCAGTCCTATGACCCCAGCCACCCCAGCTACCGTGGCATGCCTGCCGTGATGATGCAGAACTACCCAG GTTCCTACCTGCCTTCCAGCTATTCTTTCTCCCCATATGGCAGCAAGGTCTCGGGGGGTGAAGATGCTGACAAGGCCCGAGCTAGCCCCAGTGTCAGTTGTAAATCCAGCTCAGAGTCTAAAGCCCTGGACATCTTGCAGCAGCATGCCAGTCACTACAAGAGCAAGTCTCCCACG ATAAGTGATAAAACTTCTCAGGAGAGAGATCGGGGAGGCTGTGGGGTGGTTGGGGGTGGTGGCAGCTGTAGCAGCGTCGGGGGAGCAGGCGGGGGTGAAAGGAGTGTTGACCGGCCCCGCACCTCCCCTTCTCAGCGCCTGATGTCCAcgcaccaccatcaccaccacctggGGTACTCGCTGCTCCCAGCACAGTACAACTTGCCCTATGCAGCAG GGCTTGCTTCTACAGCCATTGTTGCCAGCCAGCAAGGCTCGACTCCTTCACTCTACCCACCCCCCCGGAGGTGA
- the OAZ2 gene encoding LOW QUALITY PROTEIN: ornithine decarboxylase antizyme 2 (The sequence of the model RefSeq protein was modified relative to this genomic sequence to represent the inferred CDS: deleted 1 base in 1 codon) gives MINTQDSSILPLSNCPQLQCCRHIVPGPLWCSDAPHPLSKIPGGRGGGRDPSLSALIYKDEKLTVTQDLPVNDGKPHIVHFQYEVTEVKVSSWDAVLSSQSLFVEIPDGLLADGSKEGLLALLEFAEEKMKVNYVFICFRKGREDRAPLLKTFSFLGFEIVRPGHPCVPSRPDVMFMVYPLDQNLSDED, from the exons TAGTATTTTGCCTTTGAGTAACTGTCCCCAGCTCCAGTGCTGCAGGCACATTGTTCCGGGGCCTCTGTGGTGCTCC GATGCCCCTCACCCACTGTCGAAGATCCCCGGTGGGCGAGGGGGCGGCAGGGATCCTTCTCTCTCAGCTCTAATATATAAG GACGAGAAGCTCACTGTGACCCAGGACCTCCCTGTGAATGATGGAAAGCCTCACATCGTCCACTTCCAGTATGAGGTCACCGAGGTGAAGGTCTCTTCCTGGGATGCAGTCCTGTCCAGTCAGAGCCTGTTTGTAGAAATTCCAGATGGATTATTAGCTGATGGGAGCAAAGAAGG ATTGTTAGCACTGCTAGAGTTTGCTGAAGAGAAGATGAAAGTGAACTACGTCTTCATCTGCTTCAGGAAGGGCCGGGAAGACAGAG CTCCACTCCTGAAGACCTTCAGCTTCTTGGGTTTTGAGATTGTGCGTCCAGGCCATCCCTGTGTCCCCTCTCGACCAGATGTGATGTTCATGGTTTACCCCCTGGACCAGAACTTGTCCGATGAGGACTAA